The nucleotide sequence TCGGCGACCATCCCGAGATCCAAAGACGCATGAAAACCCTTCAGGTCCGCTATAACGACACTGATGAGGCCATTCCACTGAAACCTATCCAACCCCGTGAGCAGTTGATCCGCGAACGAAAGCTGGAAGTCCTTGAGATGATGCTTCGCAAAATAGAAGACTACCGCGCCCAAGGTTGACCTCTGACGCCCGTTTAGGACATTATAGCTCTTCCTTGATTTATCTTATTCAGGAAGGATTTTACAATGTACGAAACGTCGGACTTTAGAAAAGGTCTAAAAATCATGCTCGAGGGCAAGCCTTACATCGTCGTGGACTTCCAACACGTGAAACCAGGCAAAGGCAATCAGTTCACTCGCACTAAGCTGAGAAACATGCTGACAGGCCAAAATCTTGAATCCACCTTCAAATCCGGTGAAAAATTCGAAGTTCCAAACGTAGAAAACAAAGAGATGTCTTTCTTGTACAAAGACGACTCTGGTTACAACTTCATGTCTCAGGAAACTTTCGAACAAATCGCCATGTCTGAAGAAGACCTGGGCGAATCCAAGTACTACCTGACTGAAAATCTGAAAGTTGTGATCTTGTTCTACAACGAAAAAGCCGTTGCTTGCGACGTGCCAAAAGCGGTGAACTTGAAAGTGGCTCAAACAGACCCAGGTATCAAAGGTGACCGTGTGACTGGCGCGACTAAGCCAGCAACTATGGAAACCGGCCTGACTGTAGGTGTTCCATTGCACATCTCCGAAGGCGATGTTCTTCGTATTGACACCTCCACAGGTGAATACGTAGAGCGCGTCAGCCAAAAGTAATTAACGCCTAGTATTAAGTCTCCGCAACCACTGAATTTTATCGCAAAATAATGAGATAAAGTTTCAGATGAATTGCGGAGGCTTTTTTCTTGTCCACATATGTTGAGTTAGAAATCCAGAATTTACTCAATCAAAGCTCAGATCAAGCTATCGATCTGGCTGAAGTGGCATCTCGTCTTGTCTCCAGCATCGAATCTTCCCCGGATCATTTTACTCTTGATAACATCACCGCTCTTTCTCGTTTTCTGATTCAATCCGGAAATGAACTGGTGCTGGTTGAATTCGTTTTGCGCCATCTTGAAAATGAATCTTTCCCGATTCCCTGGCCGTACTTTCTGGAAGCGCTGAGCGCGTTCAACCAGGAGCTGGATGAAAAATCCGTGCGCGCCCTGATTGACGGTATCGAAGAAGACGGCGCGCAGGAAGAAGCGTCCCGTTCCCTGGCTTTGCGCCAGACGATTCAAACTCTGGGCGAGTGGCGCAGCAACCGCAAATACAAAATTCACAAAGACTATCTGAACAACAAACGTCTGTTGCTGGATCAGTTGATCACGCTGCGCACTCAGCAGTTGTATGAGCAGGAAAAATCCCTGTTAGCCCGCCTGCAGAAACTTTATCCGGGCGACACTGACATCCGCCGCGAAGTGAACGAACACAAGCAGCGTTATGCACTGGAAATTCTTTCCCGCCGCACGCCACGTTCGCGTGGTGTGAAGACCGAGGATTTCTCTGTGAAAGATCCGGAAACAGAGCAGGCATTGCAGGTGCTGATGCAAAGTATGCACGAGCACGCCGAGGCCGATCCTGCCATGGCCTTTGATTTCGCCATTGCCGCTTATATGCTGGAAAGCTACGAAGACGCGCTGTCTTTGCTTTCCTTCAGTGATGAATCGGAGGCTTTGATCTGGTTCCGTCTGGAAGTACTGCTCAAGTGCCGCCGCTTTGTAGAGTTGCTGACAGATCTTGCCAAAGTCGAAGTCGTCTTTGCCCATGAACCAGAAACTTTCTTTGCCACGGCTTACCTGCGTGCCCAGGCCCTGTGGGGACTTGGCCAAAAACACACGGCCGTTGAAGTGATGGAAGGACTGCTGGCAGCCCGCCCGCACTATCGTGCGGCCAGTGCGCTGT is from Bdellovibrio bacteriovorus str. Tiberius and encodes:
- the efp gene encoding elongation factor P; this translates as MYETSDFRKGLKIMLEGKPYIVVDFQHVKPGKGNQFTRTKLRNMLTGQNLESTFKSGEKFEVPNVENKEMSFLYKDDSGYNFMSQETFEQIAMSEEDLGESKYYLTENLKVVILFYNEKAVACDVPKAVNLKVAQTDPGIKGDRVTGATKPATMETGLTVGVPLHISEGDVLRIDTSTGEYVERVSQK